One window of Parafrankia discariae genomic DNA carries:
- a CDS encoding acyl-CoA dehydrogenase family protein, translating to MDPDLSPDQRLLKETTERFIDSTLSLDRVRALIDSGGEVDPSYRENAAELGWFAFLAPESLGGGSVSGAGVLDATLLAELRGRFLQPGTFIDTNVAVAALSAHGSEEQQAKILPALIAGEAAAAWAVADPAGDWSGSRGVTCEAAPGGGYRLAGRKGLVLEAQSAQWLLLAAAGSAGLTQFLLPTGTPGVTVEVLSGLDLSRRLCEVRLDDVVLDESALLGAPGAATDAVGTQLQLAGVLSAAETAGAMQYLFDLTVQYCKDRIAFGRPIGSFQAVKHQLADSSLALEMSHAVVSAAARALQEDSAGAAHAASMAKAFVSDAAVELAHNCWQHFGGIAYTWEHDFHFYLRRLTADASLYGSPTWHRERVCQLAGL from the coding sequence GTGGACCCCGATCTCAGCCCCGACCAGCGTCTCCTCAAGGAAACCACCGAGCGCTTCATCGACTCGACGTTATCGCTGGACCGGGTGCGCGCACTGATCGACTCGGGCGGCGAGGTCGACCCCTCCTACCGGGAGAACGCCGCCGAGCTGGGCTGGTTCGCCTTCCTGGCCCCCGAGTCGCTCGGCGGCGGGAGCGTGTCCGGTGCCGGCGTCCTCGACGCCACCCTGCTCGCCGAACTGCGCGGGCGGTTCCTCCAGCCGGGTACCTTCATCGACACCAACGTGGCCGTGGCCGCCCTCAGCGCCCACGGCTCGGAGGAGCAGCAGGCCAAGATCCTGCCCGCGCTCATCGCGGGGGAGGCCGCGGCGGCGTGGGCCGTCGCCGACCCGGCCGGGGACTGGTCCGGGTCCCGCGGCGTCACCTGCGAGGCGGCGCCGGGCGGCGGCTACCGCCTGGCGGGCCGCAAGGGCCTGGTGCTGGAGGCGCAGTCGGCGCAGTGGCTGCTGCTGGCCGCCGCCGGCTCCGCCGGGCTCACCCAGTTCCTGCTGCCGACGGGCACCCCGGGCGTCACCGTGGAGGTGCTCTCCGGTCTCGACCTGAGCCGCCGGCTGTGCGAGGTCCGCCTCGACGACGTCGTGCTGGACGAGTCCGCGCTGCTCGGCGCACCCGGCGCGGCCACGGACGCGGTCGGCACCCAGCTCCAGCTCGCCGGCGTGCTCAGCGCCGCGGAGACCGCCGGTGCGATGCAGTACCTGTTCGACCTGACCGTGCAGTACTGCAAGGACCGCATCGCCTTCGGCCGCCCGATCGGCTCCTTCCAGGCGGTCAAGCACCAGCTCGCCGACAGCAGCCTCGCGCTGGAGATGAGCCACGCCGTCGTCAGCGCGGCGGCGCGGGCCCTCCAGGAGGACAGCGCCGGGGCGGCGCACGCGGCGAGCATGGCCAAGGCCTTCGTCTCGGACGCCGCGGTCGAACTGGCGCACAACTGCTGGCAGCACTTCGGCGGCATCGCCTACACGTGGGAGCACGACTTCCACTTCTATCTGCGTCGCCTCACCGCCGACGCGTCGTTGTACGGCTCGCCCACCTGGCACCGGGAGCGGGTCTGTCAGCTGGCCGGCCTGTAG
- a CDS encoding acyl-CoA dehydrogenase family protein, producing MGDQPDLEDYRRQARTWLAANLKPRDQGQSGLVRGDGSGAHTAEDYLPERALQKKLHQAGYAGINWPREYGGQGLSDEHARAFAEEAAGYRTPELGHAGGTTYGPVSKTLIRHGSPEFLARHLPRILSGDELFVQLFSEPNAGSDMAGITTKAVRDGDDWLITGSKIWTSGASYADFGMCLTRTNWDAPKHRGLTWFAVPLRAEGVTIQPIREITGDSEFCQEFLDEVRVSADEVIGEVDQGWTVAQTMLLVERSSGRDDPLNMPPAQAAEIDPFLLEVARAAGRADDPVARQAIARIHTTDWARGELGRRITGLLRSSDKPAAGIASYWKLAAGVHDPLRARLVMEIGQGMPLVWRGDDGRRAALDYLNSRVWSIAGGSNEMQRNAISERVLGLPREPSFDRGKPFSEVLHNARRWLENP from the coding sequence ATGGGTGACCAGCCCGATCTCGAGGACTACCGCCGCCAGGCCCGGACCTGGCTCGCCGCGAACCTCAAGCCCCGCGACCAGGGCCAGTCCGGTCTCGTCCGCGGCGACGGTTCCGGCGCGCACACCGCCGAGGACTACCTGCCGGAGCGGGCGCTGCAGAAGAAGCTCCACCAGGCCGGCTACGCCGGGATCAACTGGCCCAGGGAGTACGGCGGCCAGGGGCTCAGCGACGAGCACGCCCGAGCCTTCGCCGAGGAGGCCGCGGGCTACCGCACACCGGAGCTGGGTCACGCCGGCGGCACGACCTACGGCCCGGTCAGCAAGACCCTGATCCGGCACGGCTCGCCGGAGTTCCTGGCTCGTCACCTGCCCCGGATCCTCTCCGGGGACGAGCTGTTCGTGCAGCTGTTCTCCGAGCCGAACGCGGGCTCGGACATGGCCGGCATCACGACGAAAGCCGTCCGGGACGGCGACGACTGGCTGATCACCGGGTCGAAGATCTGGACCAGCGGCGCCTCCTACGCCGACTTCGGGATGTGTCTGACCCGGACGAACTGGGACGCGCCCAAGCACCGCGGCCTCACCTGGTTCGCGGTCCCCCTGCGGGCCGAGGGCGTCACCATCCAGCCCATCCGGGAGATCACCGGGGACTCCGAGTTCTGCCAGGAGTTCCTCGACGAGGTCCGGGTCAGCGCCGACGAGGTGATCGGCGAGGTGGACCAGGGCTGGACCGTCGCCCAGACCATGCTGCTCGTGGAGCGCAGCTCGGGGCGCGACGACCCGCTCAACATGCCGCCCGCGCAGGCCGCCGAGATCGACCCGTTCCTGCTGGAGGTGGCCCGGGCGGCCGGCCGGGCCGACGATCCGGTCGCCCGGCAGGCGATCGCCCGGATCCACACCACGGACTGGGCCCGGGGCGAGCTGGGCCGGCGCATCACCGGACTCCTGCGTTCCAGCGACAAGCCCGCGGCCGGCATCGCCTCCTACTGGAAGCTCGCGGCGGGGGTACACGACCCGTTGCGCGCCCGTCTCGTCATGGAAATCGGACAGGGGATGCCCCTCGTCTGGCGCGGGGACGACGGGCGGCGCGCCGCGCTGGATTATCTGAACAGTCGGGTCTGGTCGATCGCCGGCGGTTCCAACGAGATGCAGCGCAACGCGATCAGCGAGCGGGTTCTCGGGCTGCCGCGGGAGCCGAGCTTCGATCGCGGCAAGCCGTTCAGTGAGGTTCTTCATAACGCGCGGCGGTGGTTGGAAAACCCGTGA
- a CDS encoding TetR/AcrR family transcriptional regulator, whose amino-acid sequence MRAALHLWTERGFETGIEDTRVEEICQAAGVTKGTFYFHFAHKEDILLEMGAETATVLNESANRCVRSDRSLDDSLRTVLNAVARNIKGTPPAAVSRALAEFRRPHRVHASYSGPAFSEAFEKLFAKAQEKGEVTQRVDSSEMAQILEALVVDCIMEWSHGRLTKLNQALHLRAAIVTAGLHPDVDLPG is encoded by the coding sequence GTGCGCGCCGCGCTGCATTTGTGGACCGAGCGCGGATTCGAGACCGGTATCGAGGACACGCGGGTCGAGGAGATCTGCCAGGCGGCCGGCGTCACAAAGGGAACCTTCTACTTCCACTTCGCCCACAAAGAAGACATTCTGCTCGAGATGGGCGCCGAGACGGCGACTGTGCTGAACGAGTCGGCGAACCGCTGCGTCCGTTCCGACCGCAGTCTCGACGACTCGCTGCGCACCGTGCTGAATGCTGTCGCGCGCAACATCAAGGGCACTCCTCCGGCAGCCGTCAGCCGCGCGCTCGCCGAGTTCCGCAGACCACACCGGGTCCACGCCTCCTACAGCGGCCCGGCCTTCTCGGAAGCGTTCGAGAAGCTGTTCGCCAAAGCTCAGGAGAAAGGCGAGGTGACCCAGCGGGTCGACTCGTCCGAGATGGCGCAGATTCTCGAGGCGCTGGTCGTGGACTGCATCATGGAGTGGTCGCACGGACGGTTGACGAAGCTGAACCAGGCGCTGCACCTTCGGGCGGCGATCGTGACGGCCGGGCTGCACCCCGACGTCGACCTTCCAGGCTGA